TTCCTCTTTCTAAGCCATATTCCTTCCTCCTTTATTCGTAATAATTGCAGCGGTTAGTAATGTACATATAAGGTCTGCTGGAGGTGGTAGTAAGGATTTAGCCGGGAAAGAAAATGTCCCTAAGGTGAGTGCAGAATATTTTGGGGTTTGGAATATAGCTCCATTTGGTCCGCCACCTTATGGATTATATGCAAGAAATGTCAAAGGTTTATACTTGCAAAATGTGCGATTTGAACTGGAAAATCCGGATGCCAGACCTGCTCTCTTATTAGAAAATGTCCAAGGCACTTCTTTTAATAGTTTGCAAATTGCCGGCCCGAATGGTTAATATCCCGGAATCAAATTAATTAATTCGGAAAATATATTGATGGCAGGCGTATGTTTATTGTCCCCGGCAAAGCTCTTTATTGAAGTGGAGGGGATTATGTCAAAACATATTCAGGTATATAGAAGTGATCTTCACTAAGCAAAAACAAGTTATATTATAACTGAGAATGCCTCTATCGAATCTATTAAAATTTAAACATAAAAGCATAGTGCCAGTAAATGGTTTATCACAGCCCATAACTGTTCCTGCCTCTTTATTTACTCTTCGTTTGATAATGGGATATTTGTCAGATATCCCATTAAGCTATCTCAAAAAACAGCTATTTTGTTAATCTTACTTATAATAATGGATTCTATCCCTCAATCGCTTCCCATTTTACCACATTATAAGAAAAGTTAATGTACGGATTTTAACATCAATACTTCATCACTGATCTATATGAAAATTTATTACAATTTTGGAATTTGATTCCAAAATTGTAATTTATAAAGACAAGCACAAAATGAGGTTGAATTACTTGCAAAACAGTTCAAAGCGGTAGCTGTTATTGGTCCCAGGCAGTCCGGGAAAACTACTTTAGTAAGAGCCGTTTTTGACAGTAAGGTTTATGTTAGCCTGGAAAACCTAGACATACGATTGTTTGCAAGAGAAGACCCTCGCGGTTTTTTAGCTAATTACCCCGACGGCGCCATTCTGGATGAGGTGCAACATGTTCCTATATTGTTCTCCTATTTACAACAAATTTTGGATGAAAGCAATACATCCGGATTGTTTATACTTACGGGCTCAAATAACTTTCTGTTGCAGGAAAATATTTCTCAAAGCCTTGCAGGCAGAGTCGGTTATTTGCACTTGTTGCCGTTAAGCATTGAAGAGATTGGAGAGAAGGAAGATAATATTAACCGGTTGCTCTTAAAAGGTGGATATCCTTATTTGTATAGCACTGATGTAGTGGACTTAACCCAATAAGTTGGAGACAGATTTAAGAATAAAAAAAATTATTTTTTGCCGAAACATCACTGCCTTTATTGAGGACTCCTAGAAATGCACCATCCCGGGCGCACAATAAAATAGCGAAACTTGCATTTTTTACAAGTTTCGCTATTTTTAGG
The Arachidicoccus soli DNA segment above includes these coding regions:
- a CDS encoding AAA family ATPase; this translates as MGPRQSGKTTLVRAVFDSKVYVSLENLDIRLFAREDPRGFLANYPDGAILDEVQHVPILFSYLQQILDESNTSGLFILTGSNNFLLQENISQSLAGRVGYLHLLPLSIEEIGEKEDNINRLLLKGGYPYLYSTDVVDLTQ